The Elgaria multicarinata webbii isolate HBS135686 ecotype San Diego chromosome 4, rElgMul1.1.pri, whole genome shotgun sequence genome contains a region encoding:
- the LOC134398348 gene encoding LOW QUALITY PROTEIN: ras-related protein Rap-2c-like (The sequence of the model RefSeq protein was modified relative to this genomic sequence to represent the inferred CDS: deleted 1 base in 1 codon) has translation MREFKVVVLGSGGVGKSALTVQFVTGTFIEKYDLTIKDFYRKEIEVDCSPSVLEIMDTAGTEQFASMRDLYIKNGQGFILVYSLVNQQSFQDIKPMRDQIVRVKRYEKVPLILVGNKVDLESEREVLSAEGRALAQEWGCPFMEMSAKSKTMVDKLFAEIVRQMNYASLPEKQDQCCTTCIVQ, from the exons ATGAGGGAGTTCAAAGTTGTGGTTTTagggagt gggggggtgggTAAGTCAGCCTTGACCGTGCAGTTTGTCACTGGGACATTCATCGAGAAGTACGATCTCACCATCAAAGACTTCTATCGCAAGGAGATCGAAGTAGACTGTTCCCCATCAGTACTTGAAATCATGGATACCGCAGGGACAGAACAGTTTGCTTCCATGCGAGATCTCTACATTAAAAATGGCCAAGGCTTCATCCTAGTTTACAGCTTGGTAAACCAGCAGTCTTTCCAGGACATCAAGCCAATGAGGGACCAAATTGTCCGTGTGAAGAGGTATGAAAAAGTTCCTCTCATTCTAGTGGGGAATAAAGTCGACCTGGAATCAGAGCGGGAAGTTTTGTCAGCGGAAGGCCGAGCTCTGGCTCAGGAGTGGGGCTGCCCTTTCATGGAGATGTCTGCCAAGAGCAAGACCATGGTGGACAAACTGTTTGCAGAGATCGTGAGGCAAATGAACTATGCATCCCTGCCTGAAAAGCAAGACCAGTGTTGTACAACTTGCATTGTCCAGTGA